In one Pseudomonas sp. SCA2728.1_7 genomic region, the following are encoded:
- a CDS encoding glutathione peroxidase: MLMRWCAVPALLMALTGLAQAADCPELLQGSLPKLRAKESIDLCKQYADKPLVVVNTASFCGFAPQFEGLEALHKRYESQGLQMLGVPSNDFKQESKDSAETAKVCYANYGVTFNMTEPQKVRGDDATHLFQVLAAQSSAPKWNFYKYVVDRQGKVIANFSSLTKPDDPEFIAAIEKAIASKPLKP, from the coding sequence ATGCTGATGCGCTGGTGTGCTGTTCCCGCGTTGCTGATGGCGTTGACTGGTCTGGCCCAGGCCGCCGACTGTCCCGAATTGCTGCAAGGCTCGCTGCCCAAGCTGCGAGCCAAGGAATCCATCGATCTGTGCAAGCAGTACGCCGACAAGCCGTTGGTGGTGGTCAATACGGCGAGCTTCTGCGGTTTCGCGCCGCAGTTCGAAGGCCTTGAGGCGCTGCATAAGCGCTACGAGTCGCAGGGGCTGCAAATGCTCGGCGTGCCTTCCAATGACTTCAAGCAGGAGTCCAAGGACAGCGCCGAGACTGCCAAGGTCTGCTACGCCAACTACGGCGTGACGTTCAACATGACCGAGCCGCAAAAGGTTCGTGGTGATGACGCTACGCATCTGTTTCAGGTGCTGGCGGCACAGAGCAGCGCACCGAAGTGGAATTTCTACAAATACGTAGTCGATCGCCAGGGCAAGGTGATCGCCAATTTCTCCAGCCTGACCAAGCCTGATGATCCGGAGTTTATCGCTGCGATTGAAAAGGCTATTGCCTCGAAACCGCTGAAACCCTGA